The Catharus ustulatus isolate bCatUst1 chromosome 9, bCatUst1.pri.v2, whole genome shotgun sequence genomic interval TCTATTTCCTCACATACAGAGAATCAAAGAATTTGAGATGTTAATTTTTATCATAATCCCAGGCCTCTTCTGgctttcagatttttctctgtgctgtttcttACAATCAAACTGCTAGTGCCCCTGTCCTGCCTTCTTCATCTCCCCTTGTCATAATTTCCCAGCTTCACCTTGCTgcctgttctttcttttttgaggGCAATAATTGCCCAGTTTTGGTGGAGTATCATATTGTTGTAGCTACCTAATTTCACAAAGCAGCTCTACAGCTTTTCATAACTATTTTGAATTAAAGGTGACTTCAAAAGATTGAATCCAAACTCTAACTTCAGGAACACTCTCTACAAGCAGTTTTCACAAATAACCCATACCTCAGGGTGTTATTTTGAGGCatcaaaattgtattttcaaaaaGCAGGTCCCACATATATTTCTGTATGGGCAATCCACAAACTGAGTGGCAGATTTATTTGGGCCATAATACATCAAATGGCACTTTTTCAAGCACATCAGTGCAACTGGCCACAATTCATCCAGACTATTACTGACTCCTACCTTCTCTTCTTTCCAGAAGCCAGAGAAAATAGCAAAGGAATAGGTAACTATTGCATGTGAACAACTGCACTCCTCTATCACTACTGCATCATAAATTCAATGTTTAATGAGCTCTCACCTCCCATCTAAAGCACATCAAGCCAGCTAAGACATGTCAATGCCAGCCAATCTAGGAAGGGCAGCTTCAGGCTATGCTCAGACAACTTGCTTGGCACAACACCAGAGGAAAGGAGCAACTCAGTTCAAGCAAGCTTCATTTGAATTGGTGACAGGATTTTCCATCGTCTTCATTTACACCTCTTGAAAGAGTGTTTGGTTGAGACATTTTAAAGGGCAATTGGCAACATATCCCTTCTGTCTGTAATTAGTTGTTTGAGCATGACAGAAATtcacactgaagaaaaatcaCCACTAAACTAGCAGAGGACACATATAAATCATCTGTAAATTAAAGCATAGAATGACAAAAACTGAGAAGAAATCCATTTCCTTAACCAAGAAGCAGTACCACACAGGCAGGAGAACTTGAGCCAAACCGAGCTTCCATTGCAATTTACCATGGAGTATTTACAATGTGGAAATACAAAGATTATGGCTGTAAAACAAGGCATACAGGACTTTACAGAGCagtaatttctcaaaaaaactGATCTTGAGACAAATACTCTTTCTTAAttactttaaattaatttcttttctgcgTAATGTTATTCAGGTCACCTGAGTATATTAAAACAGTCAAAGATTTACAGTCAGATGTAATTACATCAAACTTTCCAAGGGATTTCCAGTTGTTTTCTGGAATTGATGCATAGCATAAGGATAGCTGTCTAGAGTTTTGTACATCATAGcatttttatacatatttgcatttaaaatgtgGTCTATATAAAATACAGGCATTTCAGATTTAACTTGCATGCTATTTCACAAGGGAAGAAGCCCAGAACTTCCACTTATCTGATGGTTAGGACATTGAATTCTGAAACAAGTTATTGCTTTAATTCCAGACTAACATGTTCTGTAGCAAAAAACAGGGCAGAGGCATTGTCTAATTTttaagtttgatttttttttttgcttatggGCTCAGTATTGAGCTTTACCAAGTGTCTTGAGTTCCTTTAGCCGTGGTGGGAGGTGGCAATATGCATTCTTCTGTAGGTTCCAGCCTAAGGATTATTTTGTAGTTGAACAGTGTCTTACCCTCGGGTGGCCCTTGGTTGAACTTTATTTTGGAAGTGAACCAGAATATTTTCCAGTATTGGGAAGGCTGaagcaattttctttctccatttgcTACACAAAGACAGCtaaagcacagccacagcaattAGGATGAGATATTACAACAAGGATATAGTGGTTCCTTCACTCTCCAAGATATGTGCACagtgttaataaaataaatcttgtaTGTTCAGTATTTCCTTGCTGGCCCTCTGCATCTTTCTGATGCCATCACTCAGAGGAACACTATCTCCAAGATGAAGGAAGAAGCTTTCTGTAAGCCTCAGACTCAAGGAAACTTATTTTAGTTTTCCATAGGTGTTTGCAAGTAGCTAAAGTTGTTTTGAAGATGTTCATACTTTTTCTGGatgtcaattaaaaaaataatccttttgaGGCCTTcattgtttgtgtttttcaaaTCCTGACCTTAACAAGTATCTCATCTGTGATgatggagatttttttaatgcaaggacacaaaatatttgtataGGGCTTTTAAATACATCATTGTATCACAGATTCCTAACAGGTCTCAGTCTTgggtaaaaaattaattcttccctttctcttaaAGCACGTTCTGTGGAAACCCAAACTCCACCAGATAAAGCAGGCAGAGTGTGTGGGACATTATAAAATACGGCCAAAGGGTCTTTTATGTTACTACCTATCATGCTTGTCTTTTCCTTATTATTATCCCACCATTAAACTATCCTCATGAGAGTTCTAAGTTTGTGTCACCCAGTGCAACAAACTCTTATTGTGACAAAGTTTCCTATGTTCCATGAGGCCATTCTTCTCGAGACAGCACAACTAAGGTGATATTGCTTGTGGATGCACAATCAAAGATTCAGAAAACAACCCGCTTCTTCCAGACATTTGTGCCAAAAGGCAAACACAGCACTAAGTATCGTCACCATGAGAACAACAGCAACTGCGATGGAATAGAGGAGGGAGGAAGTCAagcaacagagaaggaaatacaAGGATTTCAAGACCACTCCTGGGAGGAATGGGCCTGCAGCACTCACCACCGCAGTTTCAGTGCGAGGAGCTGTCTCCTTTTCAAATGCCACACAGAACCTGTTGTTTTGTATCTGGCAGACGCTGTGAAATCATACTTCTGCAATAATATATCTAAGAGAAACACGACAAACTGGTAACTGAACAGGTGACAAGGTTAGATGGACACCACCAGTCTCCATATTGCATTGTATTTTATCGAGTGCCCATAGGCAAAGGCCTTTGCTAAAACAGGCCTTAAAgagctttcaaaacaaaatatcccAACCAGATCACCACAAAGGTgaatatgtttttgtttttaacagttTCCACTGACAGCATCATCCTGAAGTTTGCCAGAAAGCTGAAGGAGGGTCTTGCATGGAGCAGAGATCAGGTATGCAGGGGGAAAGGAAGCAGCTCCCAGTGtctgtgtgcgtgtgtgttTAATGAGACACCTGCCAGTTCTTCACAAACGAACCTTGTGCTCAGGGAGCTCACTTCAAAGGACTACTGTAAATGCTGAAAGAATTACAttgattttataaaaacaaacttGCATATGCCTCAGAAAGAGCTGTCTAGGTGCCTGTCTCATACTGAAATCTCTAGAGCATAACAACAGTTACGTGCGTTGCCATATTTACCGGTTATCCCAGATTCCTAAATGCACCGCTTTGGCTGGAGTccgggccggccccggcagcagCCGTgccgggagcggggctgagggggcggGCGGGAGATCCCGCCCCAGTGTCCGTGCCGGTGCCTCGGGCAGCACCCGGCGCTGCGGGGCCGTGCGGTGGGACAGGGAGCGGGCAAGAAGTGCGTGGGGTCAGCAAGGAGCAACAGGAGAACGTGTGGAGGAAGAAGCGCTACcggggcggggcccggccggcTCGGCTGCCCGACGAGCGGTGGCCGCCGGCGGGAGCGGCTTGAGGTGCCCGCGGGGGTCCCGGCTATGCCCCGGCCCCTcagcgcggcgcggccgcggcgctgccgctgctccccgtgccccgGCGCCGCGGCAGCTGCGGGCAGGGCGGGGCGCCGGCAGggcccgcggcggcggcggaggggcggggggcggcggccgggcccTCGCCGCGGGGCAGGACGGAGCGGGCCGCCCGGCGGAACTCCTCGCTGCGCCACGTGTAGAGCAGCGGGTTGAGGGCCGAGAGcgagcagagcagcagccagctggcGGCCTGCAGCGCCGGCGGCGCCGGGCGCAGGAAGAAGCCCAGGAGGCTGACCCAGACCAGGGGCTGGGTGCCCAGCAGGAACAcgcagcagagcagcaggacgGAGACGCTGCTGAGGCGGCGCTGGGCGCGGCGAGGCGGTGGCGGCGCGGCGGGGAAGGGCAGCTGGTGCAGCAGGTGGAAGTTGAGGACGCTGACCCGCTTGGCGCTGCCCCGCACCCGCCGCACGATGCCGAGGTAGCAGTGGAGCAGCAGCGCGGTCTGGCCCAGCACGGCCAGGGCGAGGAGCAGGGCGGTGTAGCGAGAGCTGCCGTCCGACTGGGCTGAGCCCAGGGTCCAGAGCCCGGGCAGCAGCGGGACCGGGAGCAGGGCGAGGGCCCAGGAGAGCCCGATCATGCAGCCCGTGTGTCTCCGCTGGTAGAGGGCCTGGTACACGCTGGGCAGCTTGGTGATGAGCACGTACCTGTTGAAAGCCACCAGCAGGTGCGAGGCCAGGGAGACGGTGAGGCCGAGGCCCAGGAGCCCCCCTCGGAGCAGCCGGTACTCCGCCGAGCGAAGGGAGGAGGAATTGgggggcagcagccccagcacagcctcctggGGCATCCACAGGGCGCACACGCTCAGGTCTGCCGCACAGCCGTTCACGATGAAGGCATTGCTGGTTGTCTGCAGCTTCTTGAAGGAGAAGACTAAATAGATGACCATCACATTGGATAAAGTCCCTGAGATAGCCAAGACTGCGTAGAGCAGCGACAGAAAGATGCGGGTCCCGGAGGAgtcctcccagagcagcagcagaggcgAGCTAGCACTCCAGGAAGAGGCGTTGGGCATCTCGCTGAATGCAACTCAGTTTTGACTTTGCCCTGTAAATCCCATCCTTGTCTGGGTCAGAAGTTCTGCTGCAGGAGTCCTCACCAAGCACACGGGAGGCTGTGCAGCTGAGAGACTCTAAGGCAGGTTTCAGTCATACAAGCTGTAAGGtccagaaaatgctgtttgcaGTAACGATCCAAAAACCAGCAGTGTCCAAGGCAGGTAGGCAGCAAGAGAGCCCACAGATTGTAGCTGGTGAAGGTGGGTCCATAGGGAGGCAAATGGCTGTTGGCAGACCAAAGCACGAGTGAGGTTTCTGTAGCTGTGAaaacagcaaaggcagcagcacctcGCAATCGGCAGCAGAAACGGCAGCAACTGATACAAAGCTTTGCAGTTTCTCCTGTGCCACAGTACGTACACTGTATATCATTCCAGGAAGATTCAGCCCTTCCACTCTTCATGAATTATTCAGCAGATTTTCAACTTGTTaaatcaagaaggaaaaaaaaaaaaagccaaaccctATCATGCTCCAGAAATACTCCAACTACACAGTCTGACTCTTTTTCTCCGTGCCTTACCAGTCTTCTGGGTCTAACCCATTTACACAACTTTCATTTGAAGGAAGGTTTTAAACCAGTATCAGTGACTTCTGTCTGAAATACAGTCCATAAACTGTAGAAATTCCTCTGCTGGATAATCAtctttttaacagattttttacCTGATCTTATTTTTGATAAGAGAAAGCTCAGTATGCTTCTGCAATTTTAGTTAATTTTAGAACTGATCTGTAATAACAATATACTTTCCAAATGAATTCTTTCAAACGCAATAGATATACCAATCCTTGTAAGACAGTACTTATTTGAGGAAGCCAGTTCTCAATCTCTTTACATCTCTTCATAAACCTCAGCCTTTTCTCAGCCCACAGGAAACCCTGCATTGCCACTCTGCCAGAGGTGAAAACTGGTGTTAGTGAACACACAGGTAACACAGAATCAGTGTAGTATTTGAAACGGTCTCACTCCAAAATTAGCTCCTGGAGAGATGAGTAACAGCTCCTGAGGTGGACTAAGAACTGACTGAAGAGTAGGCAATAACAATCCATTCCCAGATGGAGAATAATTCGTCATGGGATTCTCCCAGGAACTCTACTATGCTTTACTCAAACAGGGACAAAATATGAACCATCCTTAACCTGGACAAGACTTAATAAGAAACTCAGTAAGAGAACTTACATTTACTTTGAAATTAATCGGAATACTGGTTAATTTTGTGATGAGCTTAAGAAAAAAGTTGCTTTTACAGGTAGGTTACATACAGGCTACAAAAGCAAGCAATCGCAGCTTGTAAGGTATTATCTGTACCAGAGACCATAAGGCATTTTTAGATCTTAAACTCCTGATGCTAACAAATGACAATATCAAAATAATGTATTAGGAGGTAGTTTTATAGTTGCAATATACATTTTTCAAGTTTAAAAAGTTAACTTGTGTGGGTTAATGGATCTTGCAATATAGCACATCTTTTATGTGACAAAAAGGCTCATGTTAACAATTGACAGAAATATTGATCCAAAGGTGGATTTGTTACAAACATGAATATCTATGTTCACTTTTAATTAATTAGATGGCTCATATGCTTAAGGTTAAAGACATAGCTCAGTGATTTACTTGATCAGGCCCTTAATTACCATATTTTTTTGCCTGCTGCACTTCATAGTGTAGATCTAATCAAGTGTCAAACCTTTTGAGGCCTTTCATTGTTTAGCTGTCAGTAAAGAACAGTTATTATAGAAACTAAAATCCTCCTCTTTCTGCAGtactgtaattgaaaaataGTCTCTGAATCTGTAACAAGAAATATCTCCCTAACTGAAAAGCTTCATAATGCATACTTTGGGATGATGATGATTAACTGTTTCATAAGATGTTAGCCACAGATTATTATGCCCAATAAAGACCTTTAGATTTATGTAATCCATCCATTCATGTTTTTAGAGATCTTGCATGCTACAGCTTGTTTTCACAGAAccagatatatttatatttgaagGAACAGAAATGGTAGAGTTTAAGGACAAGTGAACacaggataaaaaataaaattcaggcTATTTCTTGAAAGCTACTAGGTTCTAAAAGTCCTTCCTGACCTTTCACtgttccaaatttttttttgttgttaaaaagTTGATTGTTGCAGAATACTGACTTActtatgaattaaaaaaaagttggtatttatatataataatatatttatgtataataatataataagCTGGTATTTATGTATTTCAGCTAATAGATCAGTAAGAGTCTAGAAAAAGGCCAAGGGAGAGGTTGATTCCTATGTGTTAGAAGCCTTTTAATTAGCTGTTCTTCCTATAATAACTCTGCACATTCAAATCACCGTTCCTCCAAATGCAATGGCAGAAACCTCTTGATGTCTTTTTAGATCAGACTGTTACCAGAATTTGGGCAACTTGGAAATCATCTGCTCTATTCCCAGCTTTTCCATTCCTTTAGAGTGGCTGTGGAACAGTTACACACTATCTACATCTATTGCAAGAGAGGCTGACAGGAATATTAAGCACTAATAAATAATAGATAAATAATCATGTAATGCAACAAATTTGCTGAAAATCAGCAACAGAGTTAAACAAATGTTAGAACCATTTAATGACTAGTTTTAAATTGAAGGAAGGACAAAAAGCTAAAGAAAGTGAAATTGTTTAGATTCTTATGAACAAAGAACCTGCTGTTTGTGGGACTAAGAGACCTGTTGCACATGCAAAAAAGTCAAGGTATATTACACCTGTAACAAGGGGCCTCACCCAGGAAGGATTCCTCAGTTcagacacagctctgaaattactgtattttgaaatataacCCTATCATCATAATATCCACACGTCGATTAAATACCTGGCATTATACAAAGCAAATACAAGAGGGTTTAGAGAGGTTGTTAAAAAAGGTATCTATCTTCCTAATGGCCTTTTGCAATGCCATCCTACTTTTAAGTACATTACATGGTTTACAGGAAAGAAGGTGATTTTGAAGAGTTATGTTCAATTAGAAATCACATCATcaaaagattaagaaaaaaccaagaaacaaGGAAGCTGGCTTATAAAGGCATTTTATTATCAATTAgctgtatgtatatatatctacatttcaaaattaatcaGTATTTTATTAAGGAAAACTATTTATAACAAAGTACATGAGAAAATTCTTTGAGAGGTAGAATTACCTTACCATTAATCTATAATTCATATACagtttattatatatatatgcacacacatatgctactttgtgtgtgtatatgttaTATATACACAGTTGCAAAAATGTACAGTATTGCATGTAAATTTTATTCAGTGATCTTGATTTTTATAGCTGCTCTCAGTATTGCTTTTTAACACTTTCAGTACAACTTTCCATAACAATTTGTGATCTgatccatttaaaaaatgatgtAGCACTTAACATCAGTTGTAAAGCAAATGCAGGATAGTCACAGACCTCTGGGAACAAAGACTGACAGTTCAGctaagttttattttcaagtttctGCATATGTTGGAAAAACAATCAGGTAACGAAGCcgttttgtttttgtcttgtaCATGAGGGCAAATCAAATCCTCACAGCTGCTTATATTCTCTTCCTTACCATGCACTTGTGAATTCTGAAAATGTTACACATGATCTTTAGTACCTCCCTGTGACACCATTTCATCCTAAGCCTCATTCCTAATTACATCTGACTGAACTGAATGTTCCACAGAGCAAAGAGTGTCTTTACTATGACAAAAACCTTCCGTGATACAGGAGGCTGCCTCAGCTATATGCTAAACAACAAATGTAAAGGTTTATGAAGCATCCAGTTGATAGCTAAAATTTAATATATATCCAAGATTTACTGTGTGTTGCTAAGGAAATTGTACACACACTGCCAAATGTAGGTTGAAAGCATGCAAGTATGCAGTGCTACCTAATTTCATTGTACATTTTTACCAACGTCAGTTTGGTCTGCCTTCATTTTTGCAGCATATATTGCATAGCAAGAGTTAACACTCTacattgaaaacaaaacataaatcCTTTAAGACAAATTGAAAGACTGTTAATTGTACAATTGAGTCATCacataaattacttttttgttgCAGTAGAAGATGTAATTACATCACATCTCgacaaatattttccctttatttttctttcatagtgTTTCCTTGAGAAACGTTAGCAGCCAGAGGTGGAAAGCACACTATGTATCAAGTGCTTTTAGTTCATATTGTAATAACAAGTCTCTCACTAGTTAGACTTCCATCAAATTACCAGAAGACCAATTAGTGAAAAAGTAAATTACATTAGGTTCTAAGCAATAATGATGGACccataaaacaagaaaaatctcttgTTCATAAAAAAATTTATACCTTTGATAAACATGtacaaaatctttaaaatacacatttctgtAGCAAAGTAGAccctaaattaaaatatattctagtttttacataatttttatatagtttaccaaaatattcttttaatacacattttaaCACTGTACACAAGTTAATAAATGTCTTAATGAAACTCATTAGAAATATATTCAAGCTGTCTCaacataaaaaatttaaatttgtataTAACATGGGGTAGTAATTTCCATAAATTCAACTTCAGTGCATCTGCAGTAGTCATTAACAGTAAATTTCTGCCTGTTAGGAAGTTTCCTCTTGGTGTTAAGGTTTTAATACATCTTGTATTGAAGGTTCCTCCTTTTAATGAACACCTTcttcttttcagtttctctcCATCATGAAGGGCATTGATTTGAAGAGCTCAGCAGGTTTCACCAAAGCAGCAAGGCTTTAGTACTGAACATACTCAGATTGAAGGGACtgtgcagagaagaaaaactgattaaaaCTCACTGGAGaggttttatttatatataacatGTAGTTTTCACTTAAAGAGTAGACAAAggacagaaagaagaaacataAACAGAGTTGGTGGGGAACCTGAATCTCTACATAGGTAAAGAGTAATACAGaagtaaaacagaagaaattaaaatctgagTATAGTAAAGTTCATCAACTTTCCTGTATCTACACTTATTTTTCCAAACCAGTTTCTTGAGATTCTTAAAAGAAGTGTTATAAGTCCTTCAAAATACCACTGCTGCAGTAACTGAATTGTTTCCACTTATCCTGAATGAGAATCCAACTGCTACTGTAAAAGTCAGCTTACTGTAGATGTTGATTCAGATAATGATACAGGAAATACATGATGTAGCTCATTATTGAGGAAAAAAGCTACATCAGTATTTACACAGATGGATAAATTTATGTATGCTACCAAAACCAGATGAAAATGAAGCACTGCAAATGGTTCATTTGGATTACTATCAAGTCAGTATAATTAAGAGAAAATCATAACCTGCTgtactgtatttatttacatttctgtttctACTGAAGTCTAAAGTCTTACTAAAACGGATTAATCAGCTTAGACAGTATCCAGTCACGTTACTAGCTCCTATACAGATGTGTTTAAGAAATCATTCTGATGAATGTCTTGTACAGTGGTGAGCTGTCCCAGATTAGTATGGTtataaataaatagtaaataaaacccccaaacctaTTTTAAAACTGCACCAATTCTTCAGAATTAGAACTACTGTAGACCAACATGACTCCTAAGACACACTGGACCCTCAGAGtcttctcttccattttcctACTATTCCTAACTAGTTGTTACAGAAAATGCTCTTTGGCACCCATAGTGAAACCTGTTAGTCAAGTGCACAGTAAGTTATCTATATCTTCATAGCTCTAATATCACACAACTACTTTCCCTCTATATTTTAAGTCTCAGTGTATATTTTCAAAGTTgtcttttaaatgcattttcacatCTTGAAGATTTGAGACCATCTGGATATTTCTTCCTAGGTAGAAAAGTGCTGTCAGCATATAGATTTGAGTACCACTGACTGAAAAATGTCTGGTTTTAGTAAGAGCAAGGCAGAAGGAATAACCTTTCATTAATGAGCACTTGAAACTTCTCTCTTAATGATCCTCAAAGGCTTATTTTCAGAAGTGTATTTTAACAACTGGAAAGATGGTTACACTTAATTAGTGCAGTATTTGAAATAGATCCATCAAAACTGAATCCTGAGTAAAGCTCATtaataaacatttcaaaaagGCATGAAATGTAGTTCTATATACTATATGTAGTCATATATACTATATGTTGTACAGTAATAATTACTTTAAGCTTGGACAGATGAGAGATGACCAGAATGCACTGTACACTTTTAAAACCAGCAAGTGTTAGTTACACAGAACTGAGAATATCAGCCCCTTCACTCAGCAGACAGCAGTAACCAGGAATTCTATATCACAATTGCAATAAAAAGCAAACCATAAATTGAAGATTCTGAAGTTTAAACTGTACTTCTTAAAATTTTTAGTAATCCAAGCTACAAAAAATTcggaaaaaagaaatcaagaaaatatattaaaaaaccccaaatacccAGCAGCATGTATTGTTTGGAAACAGGATAGCATGTTTTGGTAATTCTCCTTACAGATGGGTAGGCAGagtttatttgctttcaaatggagaaatatttttcactgtgttCCCATCCTCATCATAACTCTACTTCACATCCCTATGATTTCCTCCTAACATCTCAAAGTCTTTTCTGAATATAGGTAAATAATTAAATctgaacagcttttttttctgattaatcTATGTGACTTCACATAAATTTCTATCACTAAAAACATGGTGATAACTGAAACAACTGAGCTATTGTAAAGTATACAGATTTACATTTGagtttgaaaaatttaaatatagcAGGAGAgacttgttttgatttttttggggcgTTTTCAGAGAAGTAATTTGTGCTCTAAAATCTCTTCACATGTCTGAAAAGATTGACTGCAAAGTTTCAAAGCCTGTAATtgtagtttctttcttttttcttttcaatcttTTGAGgagttttctattttaaaatttaccttTGCCATGACTCAACGTATGGCCTATGTTTCTgaaatctttattaaaaaaaaatctccaatccattttaaaagtaatttgctGGATTTAacaaaatcttatttaaaatagAGTTAAAAATAGaaggtaaaaaaccccaaagaaaatTGACTGCTGAATTGCAAAAATGAGAGTATAAAATCAGTTAATGGAGAAGAAATCTCAATGTGTATTCCTACAGTGGTCCCATGCCGTGTCAAGCTTGCCATTTTATACCCAAGTAACAGACATTTAAACAAAGAACTAAGAATTAGATAGTTTCACTACAGTTAAGGATATTTAATGAAGTTTATGCTGAAACAACTGCTTAGAtcacttccatttttttcttttagaggaGGCACAGAAAGCCtcctggaagagaaaataagcACCAAATCCACTGAGGCACTAGAACTGTATTTGCAGACATGCAACTGCAGGACCAAGTCAGCCTGATTTTGAATTCTGTTTCAAGACACAATAACCCTATAGCATTTAGGTCTATTTGTTAGGATTTGAACATACCCTTTCCCCAGATAATTGCAAAAATGTAACAAGTTTTTTGAATTGTGCATCAACTCTCCCAAAACATTACTGCAATaggagtgctgctgcaggcaagAACTACTGAGAATACACAAGAGCCACTAAACTAACTCAGGATGCATTAGagaaaatgcacacacacaaagtgATCCTATGGGTCTGCTGAATTTACACATCAGCAAGATGCACTAGTGTTTGTCTGGTTTTTGCAAAGCCTATCTACATTAATGGTAAGTTCTTAAGAAAAACCATGCTACAGGTAGAGATGATGtatgtgaattttaaaacactgcCAACACTTCTCAATTTTTTGGCAATGTTTCCATCTTGCCAGTTTCCATGACAGCTATAGAAGCAAAAGGTGACTCATCTTAAGACTACCCAGTTACATATTCtccaataaaaatacatttcaaagaGCGATATTTGGATTTAGAACTATTGtaagaacaaagcaaaaatcttaTAGCATTACCTTAAGTGTGATTATAGTTGAAGACAGTAATTCTGCAAATTTTGAGAGATTCTGTTTAACCAAAACATGcactttgtaaaataaaatatttattctatttgATTGTAACagcaagttttattttctttgaaaatcaaGCTTTTCTTCTAGTTCATCAGCATAAACATGATAAAGTGGATTATAAGCTTGCACTGATGAAGGACAAAAACCATTAGAGAAAAATACCAGTCTGACAATAGTTATAGTCatggttatttttattcttcctttttgttaAGTGGAATGT includes:
- the GPR88 gene encoding probable G-protein coupled receptor 88; translated protein: MPNASSWSASSPLLLLWEDSSGTRIFLSLLYAVLAISGTLSNVMVIYLVFSFKKLQTTSNAFIVNGCAADLSVCALWMPQEAVLGLLPPNSSSLRSAEYRLLRGGLLGLGLTVSLASHLLVAFNRYVLITKLPSVYQALYQRRHTGCMIGLSWALALLPVPLLPGLWTLGSAQSDGSSRYTALLLALAVLGQTALLLHCYLGIVRRVRGSAKRVSVLNFHLLHQLPFPAAPPPPRRAQRRLSSVSVLLLCCVFLLGTQPLVWVSLLGFFLRPAPPALQAASWLLLCSLSALNPLLYTWRSEEFRRAARSVLPRGEGPAAAPRPSAAAAGPAGAPPCPQLPRRRGTGSSGSAAAAPR